The Acinetobacter pittii genome contains a region encoding:
- the yejF gene encoding ABC transporter ATP-binding protein, with the protein MMLLTQENNLNPALALLKVEQLSVQTKDQKVLLEDLNFYLSEGETLAIVGESGSGKSMSCLAIMGLLQEKLEITGQVWIDSQNMLELDERAQSNLRGRQIAMIFQEPATALNPLHRVEKIIGENLLLSGFSKIEVQKKIVELLKDVGIVEPEQILKRYPNELSGGQKQRVMIAMILALRPKILIADEPTTALDVVLQIQILELLKSLQAKYGMALILISHDLNLVYRYAEKLIVLQSGCVVEQGELSQIFTNPKTSYTAQLLDHDFGKVESRPAQQNVLSVRQLSVQFPIRKGILNRIQGYFTAIEDLSFDLAQGESLGLVGESGAGKSSLAMALVRLIKSEGQIVFLGQDLNQLQRKVLRLMRSDFQLVFQDPFGSLNPRMTVGQIIAEGLKVKAVADNEIKQQVESVLVKVELAEDFQHRYPHELSGGQRQRVALARALVVQPKLLILDEPTSALDRTTQKAMIKLLRQLQQSEQLSYIFISHDLNIVKALCHKVMVLRHAKVVEYQETELLFSKPQTEYTRQLIRASF; encoded by the coding sequence GTGATGCTTTTGACCCAAGAAAATAATTTAAATCCCGCTTTAGCATTATTAAAAGTAGAGCAGCTTTCAGTTCAAACCAAAGACCAAAAGGTTTTATTGGAAGATCTGAATTTTTACTTAAGCGAAGGGGAAACACTCGCTATTGTGGGCGAAAGTGGTTCTGGTAAATCGATGAGTTGCTTAGCAATAATGGGTTTGCTACAAGAAAAATTAGAAATAACGGGTCAGGTCTGGATTGATTCACAAAATATGCTTGAGCTAGATGAAAGAGCTCAATCAAATTTACGCGGTCGACAAATCGCTATGATTTTTCAGGAGCCTGCTACTGCGTTAAATCCGTTACATCGGGTTGAAAAAATTATAGGGGAAAATCTTCTTTTATCAGGTTTTTCAAAAATTGAGGTCCAAAAGAAAATAGTTGAGCTACTAAAAGATGTGGGAATTGTTGAACCAGAACAAATTTTAAAACGCTATCCAAATGAACTCTCTGGTGGACAAAAACAACGTGTCATGATCGCGATGATATTGGCGCTTCGGCCTAAAATTTTGATTGCTGATGAACCTACTACTGCGTTGGATGTGGTTTTGCAGATACAAATTTTAGAGCTATTAAAATCTTTGCAAGCAAAATATGGAATGGCACTTATTTTAATTAGCCATGACCTCAATTTAGTGTATCGCTATGCTGAAAAACTTATTGTATTGCAAAGTGGGTGTGTAGTAGAGCAAGGTGAACTGAGCCAAATTTTTACAAACCCTAAAACAAGTTATACAGCACAATTATTAGATCATGATTTTGGAAAAGTAGAGTCTAGACCCGCTCAACAGAATGTTTTATCAGTTCGACAGCTTAGCGTGCAGTTTCCTATAAGAAAAGGAATTTTAAATCGCATTCAAGGGTATTTCACCGCAATAGAAGATTTGAGTTTTGATCTTGCTCAAGGTGAATCGCTTGGGTTGGTTGGTGAAAGTGGTGCGGGTAAGTCATCTCTGGCGATGGCTTTGGTCCGACTTATTAAAAGTGAAGGGCAGATTGTTTTTTTAGGGCAAGATTTGAATCAGCTACAGCGCAAAGTCCTACGTTTGATGAGATCTGATTTTCAACTTGTATTCCAAGACCCATTTGGAAGTTTAAACCCGCGTATGACAGTAGGGCAGATTATTGCTGAAGGATTGAAAGTGAAAGCAGTAGCTGATAACGAGATCAAACAGCAAGTTGAATCTGTATTGGTAAAAGTTGAATTGGCTGAAGATTTTCAACACCGTTATCCTCATGAGCTTTCAGGTGGCCAACGTCAACGTGTGGCCTTAGCTAGAGCTTTAGTGGTTCAGCCTAAACTTTTAATTTTGGATGAACCTACCTCTGCCTTAGATCGGACCACGCAAAAAGCCATGATCAAGTTGTTGCGACAATTACAGCAAAGCGAGCAGTTAAGTTATATTTTTATTAGTCATGATCTCAATATAGTGAAAGCACTGTGCCATAAAGTGATGGTATTACGTCATGCCAAAGTTGTTGAATATCAGGAAACTGAACTTCTATTTTCTAAGCCTCAGACTGAATATACCAGACAGTTAATTAGAGCATCTTTTTAA
- the yejE gene encoding ABC transporter permease: MSLIVRTRLQRFRQHKLGWASFILFSLILLLSLAAELIANDKPLLVKYEDSYYLPVFKTYPETTFGGVFETEADYKDPAVQSLIEAKGWAVWPLIQLSYQTPNLDLAVPVPSPPSKQNWLGTDDQGRDVFARILYGLRVSLLFGLALTFCSSLFGITVGAIQGYYGGWVDLLGQRLVEVWNGLPMLFMVMILVSMFVPNVYWLFFIMLFFGWTILVGIVRAEFLKARQLDYVRAAQVLGVTDRAIIFRHILPNAISSSLSQLPFILTTNISALTALDFLGYGLPPDAASLGELLLQGKNNLDAPWLAISGFFSLAIVLSLLIYIGEAARDAFDPRK, translated from the coding sequence ATGTCCTTGATTGTGCGGACACGATTACAGCGTTTTAGACAGCATAAATTGGGCTGGGCCAGCTTTATTTTATTTAGTCTAATTTTGCTTTTGTCATTAGCCGCGGAGTTGATTGCTAACGATAAACCATTGTTAGTGAAGTATGAAGATTCTTACTATTTGCCAGTGTTTAAAACATATCCGGAAACGACGTTTGGTGGAGTGTTTGAAACAGAAGCTGATTATAAAGACCCCGCCGTACAATCGCTTATTGAGGCTAAAGGATGGGCAGTTTGGCCCCTCATTCAGCTTTCATATCAAACGCCCAATTTAGATTTGGCAGTTCCTGTGCCGTCACCGCCTTCCAAGCAAAACTGGTTGGGAACAGATGATCAAGGAAGGGATGTTTTTGCCCGCATTCTTTATGGCTTAAGAGTATCGTTACTTTTTGGTTTAGCTTTAACCTTTTGTTCCTCTTTATTTGGAATTACTGTAGGCGCCATTCAAGGTTACTATGGCGGTTGGGTAGATTTATTAGGACAACGTTTGGTTGAGGTCTGGAATGGCTTACCCATGCTTTTTATGGTCATGATTTTAGTCAGCATGTTTGTTCCAAATGTATATTGGCTATTTTTTATTATGCTCTTTTTTGGCTGGACCATTTTGGTGGGAATTGTCAGAGCAGAATTTTTGAAAGCTCGCCAGTTAGATTATGTTCGTGCAGCCCAAGTTTTGGGAGTGACCGATCGCGCGATTATTTTTAGGCATATTTTGCCTAATGCGATCAGTTCGAGTTTGTCTCAGTTACCTTTTATTTTAACAACTAACATTAGCGCTTTAACTGCTCTTGATTTTTTAGGTTATGGTCTGCCGCCAGATGCTGCCTCTTTAGGTGAATTATTGCTACAAGGTAAAAATAATTTAGATGCGCCATGGCTAGCAATTTCAGGCTTTTTTAGTCTGGCGATTGTTCTTTCACTTTTAATTTATATTGGGGAGGCGGCTCGTGATGCTTTTGACCCAAGAAAATAA
- the yejB gene encoding microcin C ABC transporter permease YejB, with product MGSYILKRLLLMIPTLFVILLINFVVVQIAPGGPVEQAIHQAQSDLGIGRALSAETYYQGAQGLSPEMVEQIKAQYGFDRSAPERFFLMLKGYLTLDFGQSFFKDKPVVQLLWEKMPVSISLGLVSTLLIYLISIPLGIKKARQQGSWFDRSTSLVLVVGYAVPSFVFAILLVVFFAGGSYFQWFPLQNLVSDNFHQLSLWGKVTDYLWHMSLPLITMVLGGFASLTYLTKYSFLEELNKPYVLSAYAKGLNSQQVLYKHVFRNAILVVLAGLPEVLAGIFFVGNLFVEIIFHLDGVGLLGFEAIVQRDYPVIFGVLFFFTLFSLILRLICDVLYQWIDPRIHFDAQGGK from the coding sequence ATGGGTTCATATATTCTCAAGCGACTTCTTTTAATGATTCCCACATTGTTTGTCATTTTATTGATTAACTTTGTGGTTGTGCAAATTGCACCGGGTGGGCCAGTTGAGCAAGCAATACATCAGGCACAAAGCGATTTGGGAATTGGACGTGCATTAAGTGCAGAAACTTATTATCAAGGTGCTCAAGGTTTAAGCCCTGAAATGGTTGAGCAAATTAAGGCTCAGTACGGCTTTGATCGTTCTGCCCCTGAACGTTTTTTTCTAATGTTAAAAGGCTATTTAACTTTAGATTTTGGACAAAGTTTCTTTAAAGATAAACCAGTCGTGCAATTGTTGTGGGAAAAAATGCCTGTTTCCATTTCACTTGGGCTGGTGAGTACATTACTCATTTATCTCATTTCTATTCCACTGGGAATTAAAAAGGCAAGACAACAAGGTTCGTGGTTTGATCGGTCCACTTCGTTAGTTCTTGTGGTGGGATATGCTGTACCAAGTTTTGTATTTGCCATTTTATTAGTTGTTTTTTTTGCGGGTGGCTCTTATTTTCAATGGTTTCCCTTACAAAATTTAGTATCAGATAACTTCCATCAACTTAGTCTTTGGGGCAAAGTTACCGATTATTTATGGCATATGAGTTTGCCACTGATTACCATGGTATTAGGCGGTTTTGCCAGTTTAACTTATTTAACTAAATACTCATTTTTAGAAGAACTCAATAAACCCTACGTTTTGTCAGCCTATGCAAAAGGTTTAAACAGCCAACAAGTTTTATATAAACATGTATTTCGTAATGCTATTTTAGTTGTGCTCGCAGGCTTGCCAGAAGTGTTAGCGGGTATTTTCTTTGTGGGTAATCTGTTTGTAGAAATTATTTTTCATTTAGATGGGGTGGGCTTGTTGGGCTTTGAAGCAATTGTCCAGCGTGACTATCCAGTTATTTTTGGGGTTTTATTTTTCTTTACTTTATTTAGCCTAATTTTACGTCTCATATGTGATGTGTTGTACCAGTGGATTGATCCCCGAATTCACTTTGATGCACAAGGAGGCAAATAA
- a CDS encoding extracellular solute-binding protein, giving the protein MHKSSFQLSLLVGLSVVSHTVFSAQQTTSYIAIHSKPKYLGMMAMPYANPNAPKGGLLSQAAQGTFDNLNSMNGKGNATEGVNYLFDTLMTQSLDEVGVLYPLLAEKVSYDPEKTQSVTFYLNPKARFSNGQPVTATDVKFSFDAYQTKSNLGLQMYLADLAKTEVINTHQVKFSFKSTHNPKMPFILATLPIYSKADWQKRDFSRITLQPIIGSGPYVVERIDPGRSISYKRNPNYWAKDLPINKGRYNFDRLRYVYYRNWDIAFEGFKSGQYTLHEETNPKKWVTDYRFPAVKAGLVSQYKFRHHNPIATESYVFNTRRKPLNDIRFRQALTYAYDFEWQNKALFYGQYQRLQSYFENSELAATGRPSKTELELLKPLLPKLSPLMQQGVLADWKYPVSDASGFNRQNLLTARQLLIQAGYKVKEGRLFTPEGKKVQLEFLIQQDGKQRTLLPFIRNLKKLGIAVNLRQIDAPQYLERTRRYDFDMTTMNLPQSLNPGNEQTQFWGSIAAAQDGNYNYAGIRNPVIDQVISKLVASKSREQQIIYTRILDRLLRAGYYQIPTYGKGENWYAYWNMYQQPKVKPALSSGIEYWWSDVNKAKTVAKYLHQQ; this is encoded by the coding sequence ATGCATAAATCATCTTTTCAACTGAGCCTGCTAGTCGGGCTCAGTGTCGTTTCACATACAGTTTTTTCTGCACAGCAAACCACTTCATATATAGCGATTCATTCCAAACCTAAATATTTAGGAATGATGGCTATGCCATATGCAAACCCGAATGCCCCTAAAGGTGGCCTGTTAAGTCAGGCCGCTCAAGGAACTTTTGATAACCTCAATAGTATGAATGGTAAGGGGAATGCTACTGAGGGCGTTAATTATCTTTTTGATACCTTAATGACGCAGTCGTTAGATGAGGTTGGAGTTTTATATCCTCTTTTGGCAGAAAAAGTGAGTTATGACCCAGAAAAAACGCAGTCTGTTACTTTCTATTTAAACCCTAAAGCGCGTTTTAGTAATGGACAGCCAGTCACTGCGACGGATGTTAAATTTAGTTTTGATGCCTATCAGACTAAGTCTAATTTAGGTTTGCAAATGTACCTTGCCGATTTGGCTAAAACAGAAGTAATAAATACTCATCAAGTAAAGTTTAGTTTTAAGTCTACACATAATCCTAAAATGCCATTCATTTTGGCAACCTTACCGATTTATTCAAAAGCAGATTGGCAAAAAAGAGATTTTAGCCGAATTACCCTACAACCGATTATTGGTTCGGGACCGTATGTAGTTGAACGAATCGATCCGGGTAGAAGCATTAGTTATAAACGAAACCCGAATTATTGGGCAAAAGATTTACCTATTAATAAGGGACGTTATAATTTTGACCGCTTGAGATATGTTTATTATCGAAATTGGGATATTGCTTTTGAAGGATTTAAATCTGGGCAATACACTTTGCATGAAGAAACTAATCCTAAAAAATGGGTAACAGATTATCGTTTTCCAGCTGTAAAAGCAGGGTTGGTTTCTCAATATAAGTTTCGTCACCATAATCCTATCGCCACTGAAAGCTATGTTTTTAATACGCGACGAAAACCTTTAAATGATATTCGTTTTAGACAAGCTTTAACCTATGCCTATGACTTTGAATGGCAGAATAAAGCTTTGTTTTATGGCCAATATCAGCGCCTACAAAGTTATTTTGAAAATAGTGAATTAGCAGCAACAGGTCGACCTTCAAAAACTGAATTAGAGTTGTTAAAACCGTTATTACCTAAGTTATCTCCACTCATGCAACAAGGTGTTTTAGCCGACTGGAAATATCCAGTGTCGGATGCAAGTGGGTTCAACCGTCAGAACTTGTTAACTGCACGGCAATTACTCATACAGGCGGGTTATAAAGTTAAAGAAGGGCGATTATTTACGCCAGAAGGCAAAAAAGTTCAGCTTGAGTTCTTAATTCAGCAAGATGGTAAACAACGAACACTTTTACCTTTTATTCGTAACCTAAAAAAGTTAGGTATTGCAGTTAATTTGCGTCAGATCGATGCTCCGCAATATTTAGAAAGGACTCGTCGTTATGATTTTGATATGACCACAATGAATCTGCCGCAATCTCTCAACCCGGGCAATGAACAAACTCAGTTTTGGGGGAGTATCGCCGCAGCGCAAGATGGAAATTATAATTATGCAGGGATTCGCAACCCCGTAATTGATCAAGTGATTTCAAAACTCGTTGCAAGTAAAAGCCGTGAACAACAGATTATTTATACTCGCATTCTCGATCGATTGCTTAGAGCTGGTTATTATCAAATTCCGACCTATGGTAAAGGTGAAAACTGGTATGCTTATTGGAATATGTATCAACAACCTAAAGTTAAACCAGCACTTTCTTCTGGGATAGAATATTGGTGGAGTGATGTAAACAAAGCCAAAACAGTTGCCAAATATTTACATCAACAATAA
- the mltD gene encoding LysM peptidoglycan-binding domain-containing protein gives MYKPTTFVWQPSAASLFKITVLSSALAALGITTGCSSTPQSAKTSKSKQVSGAGYLDASSLDSLEDLLSATDMRAVEGDRLLILKHGDVWKRMSVGFKMDLNHWDSRIEAQRSWFISRQPYLDRLSARASRYLYHTVKEAERRGLPTELALLPVIESSYDPAATSSAAAAGLWQFIPSTGRIYGLKQTGTYDGRRDVVESTRAAYEFLGSLYNQFGSWELALAAYNAGPGRIQQAINRNQAAGLPTDYWSLKLPQETMNYVPRFLAVAQIIKNPKAYGISLPPIANRPHFREVTLSAPLSLSEIASVAGLSRSELYALNPGYRGEMVDPASPMRILIPADLSPSIDNKLKRLKSGGGSGWWANATSPSKPDASASTSVTIKTTPANQVQPVKPSTPTKTTSSSSTVKTSTPRGSDALAAFAASADVPSAPRIPVAVTPAANIKQVKTEPPISAAEREKILAAVRAEGEKETVQQALEPQPTQAEKDQVVAELKAIAPQGTEIVDPYDGKIKLTAIQTSQSVAEQQGKEVSKGFAYPKTLAEDVTVANSEDGRRNKDKPYIKTDTDVVVVQPKGKRSTYTVQPGDTLAVIAMKNGVNWRDVAKWNQIDPEKTLYVGSTLYLYDAKPQETQTTSKSTAKPDVYIVQANDSLSGVANQFNLSVRQLAEYNDLSVTDGLFVGQKLQLKEPKNSRSSAKAEPKAVQASAKRIATKSYTVKRGEYLKLIADRYALSNQELAELTPGLTAGSNLLVGQKINVPTQDITVDEVAETKTSSKSEKATLSVSYKTEGYKVQRGDTLSSIATKSKISLAELAELNNLKANSHVQLGQTLKVPAGLSVPEQYVVQSGDSLNAIASKYNLQTSYLADLNGLSRTAGLRAGQRLKLTGTIEEAPTKSSKNTKEETPETYTVKSGDSLGNIANRYHLQLDYLASLNGLSRTSSVRVGQRLKLTGDVPTVETAKVDTKSSTKTVAAGKNTERYTVKSGESLNSIASRAGISVRELAEMNALKASANLQRGQNIVIPKTVVEYKVKRGDTLIGLASKYGLETNFLAELNNLTPSTQLRIGDVIKVPNL, from the coding sequence ATGTATAAACCAACCACATTTGTGTGGCAGCCATCTGCAGCATCATTGTTCAAAATTACCGTACTTAGCTCTGCGTTAGCTGCGTTGGGTATTACAACAGGCTGTTCATCGACTCCGCAATCTGCAAAAACCTCAAAATCAAAACAGGTCAGTGGTGCAGGTTATTTAGATGCGAGTAGCCTTGATTCATTGGAAGACTTACTTTCAGCAACTGATATGCGTGCTGTAGAGGGTGACCGTCTGCTTATTTTAAAGCACGGTGATGTCTGGAAGCGTATGTCTGTGGGTTTCAAAATGGATCTGAACCATTGGGATTCACGTATTGAAGCTCAGCGTAGTTGGTTTATTTCTCGTCAGCCTTACCTTGATCGTTTAAGTGCCCGCGCAAGTCGTTATTTATATCATACAGTTAAAGAAGCTGAACGCCGCGGATTGCCGACAGAACTTGCATTATTACCTGTAATTGAAAGTTCATATGACCCAGCTGCAACAAGTAGTGCAGCCGCAGCAGGTCTATGGCAATTTATTCCGAGTACTGGTCGTATTTATGGTTTAAAGCAAACAGGTACGTATGATGGTCGTCGAGATGTTGTTGAGTCGACCCGTGCAGCGTATGAATTTTTAGGAAGCTTATATAACCAATTCGGTTCTTGGGAACTCGCTTTAGCAGCCTATAACGCAGGTCCTGGACGTATTCAACAGGCGATTAACCGAAATCAGGCAGCTGGACTACCAACTGATTATTGGTCTTTAAAATTACCTCAGGAAACCATGAACTATGTTCCGCGTTTCTTGGCTGTTGCCCAAATTATTAAAAACCCAAAAGCTTACGGTATTTCTTTACCACCAATTGCAAATAGACCCCATTTCCGTGAAGTGACTTTATCTGCACCTTTATCTTTAAGCGAAATTGCTTCTGTAGCTGGATTAAGCCGTTCGGAACTCTATGCATTAAACCCAGGATATCGTGGTGAAATGGTGGACCCTGCAAGTCCAATGCGTATCTTGATTCCAGCAGATTTAAGCCCTTCAATTGACAATAAATTAAAACGTCTTAAATCGGGTGGTGGTTCAGGTTGGTGGGCAAATGCGACTTCACCATCTAAACCAGATGCAAGTGCTTCAACTTCGGTAACAATTAAGACAACACCTGCAAATCAGGTTCAACCAGTTAAGCCGTCAACACCTACTAAAACAACGAGCAGCTCTAGTACGGTAAAAACTTCAACACCTCGCGGGTCTGATGCTTTAGCCGCGTTTGCAGCTTCGGCTGATGTCCCGAGTGCTCCACGTATTCCGGTCGCTGTGACACCAGCGGCAAACATTAAGCAAGTGAAGACAGAGCCACCAATCTCAGCTGCAGAGCGTGAGAAGATTTTAGCGGCAGTTCGAGCTGAAGGTGAGAAAGAAACAGTTCAACAAGCTTTAGAGCCACAGCCAACGCAGGCTGAAAAAGACCAAGTAGTTGCTGAGTTAAAAGCTATTGCACCACAAGGAACAGAAATTGTTGATCCTTATGACGGCAAAATTAAGTTAACTGCGATTCAAACAAGCCAGTCAGTTGCAGAGCAACAAGGTAAAGAAGTAAGTAAAGGTTTTGCATATCCAAAAACTTTAGCTGAAGACGTGACTGTTGCTAACTCTGAAGATGGTCGTCGCAATAAAGACAAACCTTATATTAAAACAGATACAGATGTAGTGGTTGTGCAGCCAAAAGGCAAACGTAGTACCTATACAGTACAACCTGGTGATACTTTAGCCGTTATTGCGATGAAAAACGGCGTAAACTGGCGCGATGTTGCTAAGTGGAACCAGATTGATCCAGAAAAGACGTTATATGTTGGTTCAACGCTTTACCTTTATGACGCTAAGCCACAAGAAACTCAAACGACTTCAAAAAGCACAGCTAAACCAGATGTATATATCGTTCAGGCTAACGATAGCTTAAGTGGTGTAGCGAATCAGTTTAATTTGTCAGTAAGACAATTGGCTGAATATAACGATTTATCAGTGACAGATGGCTTATTTGTAGGGCAAAAACTACAGTTAAAAGAACCAAAGAATAGCCGCTCAAGTGCTAAAGCCGAGCCAAAAGCTGTTCAGGCAAGTGCAAAACGTATAGCAACTAAGAGCTATACTGTGAAGCGTGGTGAATACCTGAAATTAATTGCAGATCGTTATGCGCTCTCGAATCAGGAACTTGCTGAGTTAACCCCAGGTTTAACGGCGGGCAGTAATTTGTTGGTAGGCCAAAAAATTAATGTGCCTACACAAGATATTACTGTAGATGAAGTTGCTGAAACTAAGACTTCTAGTAAATCTGAGAAAGCGACGTTAAGTGTTTCTTATAAAACAGAAGGCTATAAAGTACAGCGTGGTGATACTTTATCGAGTATTGCAACTAAATCAAAAATTAGTCTAGCTGAGTTAGCCGAGTTAAATAACTTAAAAGCAAATAGCCATGTACAGCTTGGTCAAACGTTAAAAGTACCGGCAGGCTTAAGTGTTCCTGAACAATACGTTGTACAGTCTGGTGATAGCTTAAATGCGATTGCGAGTAAATATAATTTGCAAACTAGCTATTTAGCTGACCTAAACGGTTTGTCTCGCACTGCTGGTTTGCGTGCTGGTCAACGCTTAAAACTAACAGGAACGATTGAAGAAGCGCCAACTAAATCTTCTAAAAATACTAAAGAAGAAACACCAGAAACTTATACGGTTAAGTCCGGTGATAGCTTAGGTAATATCGCTAACCGCTACCATTTACAGCTGGACTACCTTGCTTCATTAAATGGTCTTTCACGTACCAGTAGCGTTCGTGTCGGGCAACGTTTAAAGCTAACAGGTGATGTACCTACAGTAGAAACAGCTAAAGTAGATACTAAGTCTTCAACTAAAACAGTTGCGGCTGGTAAAAACACTGAAAGATATACTGTGAAATCTGGTGAGTCATTAAATAGTATTGCGAGCCGTGCAGGCATTTCAGTGCGTGAACTTGCTGAAATGAATGCATTAAAAGCGAGTGCTAATTTACAGCGCGGCCAAAATATTGTAATTCCAAAAACTGTTGTGGAATACAAAGTGAAGCGTGGTGATACATTAATTGGCCTTGCTAGCAAATATGGTTTAGAAACCAATTTTTTGGCTGAGCTAAATAATTTAACACCTTCTACTCAGCTTCGCATTGGTGATGTGATTAAAGTGCCTAATTTATAA
- the dnaQ gene encoding DNA polymerase III subunit epsilon translates to MSQTITLYVDGACRGNPGLGGWGAYVITEQGEHKLFGGEPDTTNNRMELTAAIEGVSFCPADAHLIIWTDSNYVKQGITEWIHGWKKKNWKDVKNPDLWQKLDAVCAGRNIEWNWIKGHAGHPGNEMADQLANLGADKTAKELKQPQSTTVPQDIKKPEQDWLLDDPFGFDMAEATEEENIHLEVNEEVEMIIEDEKVIEVESAEQESKQPTKNLHPQIVVTEAKLKLQGPRQLILDTETTGFYFQDGDRIIEVGAIEMINRKLTGSSIHIYINPQKPVGDSENIHGISDDFLKDKPLYADIADTLFDYLKGAEIIAHNATFDMNFLDMEFKRVGLPALSEVCEVTDTLALAKNKHPGQKNSLDALVRRYEIPARDRTFHGALLDAEILADVYLAMTGGQVSFDIDALSQSENSQQTTNRSRVQIDLPVIYPSDEELNIHETWVKEYEEKHGEPCLFAK, encoded by the coding sequence ATGTCTCAAACAATCACACTGTATGTTGATGGTGCATGTCGTGGCAATCCGGGTTTAGGTGGTTGGGGCGCATATGTCATTACTGAGCAGGGTGAACATAAATTATTTGGCGGTGAACCTGATACGACCAATAACCGTATGGAACTTACTGCTGCCATTGAAGGTGTTTCATTTTGCCCAGCCGATGCACATTTGATTATCTGGACAGATTCAAATTATGTGAAGCAAGGTATTACTGAGTGGATTCATGGCTGGAAAAAGAAAAACTGGAAAGATGTAAAAAATCCTGACCTTTGGCAGAAATTAGATGCTGTCTGTGCAGGTAGAAATATTGAGTGGAACTGGATTAAAGGCCATGCAGGACACCCTGGCAATGAAATGGCAGACCAGCTGGCGAATTTAGGTGCAGACAAAACTGCTAAAGAACTCAAGCAACCACAGTCGACTACTGTACCGCAAGATATAAAAAAGCCTGAACAGGACTGGTTACTAGATGACCCTTTCGGATTTGATATGGCAGAAGCAACTGAAGAAGAAAATATTCATCTTGAAGTAAATGAAGAAGTTGAGATGATTATTGAAGATGAAAAAGTTATTGAAGTTGAAAGTGCTGAACAAGAAAGTAAGCAGCCAACCAAAAATCTTCATCCTCAAATCGTTGTGACCGAAGCCAAATTAAAATTACAGGGTCCTCGACAACTGATTCTCGATACGGAAACCACTGGTTTTTATTTCCAAGATGGCGACCGCATTATTGAAGTGGGTGCGATTGAGATGATTAACCGTAAGCTTACGGGTAGCTCGATTCATATTTATATTAACCCACAAAAACCAGTGGGAGACTCAGAAAACATCCACGGTATCAGTGATGATTTCTTAAAAGATAAACCGCTCTATGCGGATATTGCTGACACCTTATTTGACTATCTTAAAGGTGCAGAGATTATTGCCCATAACGCGACCTTCGATATGAACTTCCTTGATATGGAGTTTAAGCGCGTAGGACTTCCTGCACTTTCTGAAGTATGTGAGGTAACAGATACTTTAGCTTTAGCGAAAAACAAACATCCGGGACAAAAAAACTCCCTTGATGCGCTTGTAAGACGTTATGAAATTCCAGCACGTGACCGTACTTTCCATGGCGCATTACTCGATGCTGAAATTCTTGCTGATGTTTACTTGGCAATGACTGGTGGTCAGGTTTCTTTTGATATAGATGCCTTATCTCAGAGTGAAAATAGCCAGCAAACAACCAATAGAAGCAGAGTTCAAATTGACCTCCCTGTAATTTACCCTTCAGATGAAGAGTTAAATATACATGAGACTTGGGTCAAAGAATATGAGGAAAAACACGGAGAACCTTGCCTTTTTGCAAAATAA